One genomic segment of Kocuria rhizophila DC2201 includes these proteins:
- the efeU gene encoding iron uptake transporter permease EfeU, which produces MFQTFLIGLREGLEAALIVAILISYLHRVGRPAALRPLWLGVAAAVAVSLAFGAVLTFGPSTLTFEAQELIGGSLSILAVGFVTWMIFWMAAASRNMKHELESRAAVAVEGSAVGIAVLGALAVGREGLETALFLWAATRATGGAGGMLGPTLAAVLGILVAVLIAWAITRGLLRLNLSTFFRWTGGFLVVIAAGVLAYGFHDLQEAGVLPGLHSLAFDVSAAIPPTSWYGVLLKGVFNFSPATTWLEFGVWWAYVLVVMPLFVVRSRGGRTRPATRVAVARDTTATATAPSA; this is translated from the coding sequence ATGTTCCAAACCTTCCTGATCGGCCTGCGCGAAGGGCTCGAAGCGGCCCTGATCGTGGCCATCCTCATCAGCTATCTCCACCGGGTGGGCCGCCCGGCCGCCCTGCGACCCCTGTGGCTCGGGGTCGCGGCCGCGGTCGCGGTGTCCCTCGCGTTCGGAGCGGTCCTCACCTTCGGCCCCTCCACTCTCACGTTCGAGGCCCAGGAGCTGATCGGGGGCTCCCTGTCCATCCTGGCGGTGGGCTTCGTGACCTGGATGATCTTCTGGATGGCGGCCGCCTCCCGGAACATGAAGCACGAGCTCGAGTCCCGCGCCGCCGTGGCGGTCGAGGGCTCCGCTGTGGGCATCGCGGTTCTGGGTGCGCTCGCGGTGGGCCGCGAGGGCCTGGAGACCGCACTGTTCCTGTGGGCTGCCACGCGCGCCACCGGCGGGGCGGGCGGGATGCTCGGACCCACCCTGGCCGCGGTGCTCGGCATCCTCGTGGCCGTGCTCATCGCGTGGGCCATCACCCGCGGGCTCCTCCGGCTCAACCTCTCCACCTTCTTCCGCTGGACGGGCGGGTTCCTGGTGGTCATCGCCGCCGGGGTGCTCGCCTACGGCTTCCACGACCTGCAGGAGGCCGGGGTGCTGCCCGGACTGCACTCCCTGGCCTTCGACGTCTCCGCGGCGATCCCTCCCACGAGCTGGTACGGGGTGCTGCTCAAGGGCGTCTTCAACTTCTCACCGGCCACCACGTGGCTCGAGTTCGGCGTGTGGTGGGCCTACGTGCTGGTGGTCATGCCGCTGTTCGTGGTGCGCTCGCGCGGTGGCCGCACCCGCCCCGCGACCAGGGTGGCCGTGGCCCGGGACACCACCGCCACGGCCACCGCACCCTCCGCCTGA
- the ybaK gene encoding Cys-tRNA(Pro) deacylase: MAAKKHRSSATPAVHALTEAGVPFEELPYEHDPAARSYGDEAAEALGLDPASVFKTLVVSLDHGGHGVCVVPVAARADLKAAAAALGAKKAQLADPADVHRLTGYVLGGVSPLGQRTTLPTVVDESASGLERMYVSGGRRGFDVGLAPQDLVRVTGAVLAPVARAAG, from the coding sequence ATGGCGGCGAAGAAGCACAGGTCCTCGGCCACACCGGCCGTCCACGCCCTGACCGAGGCGGGAGTCCCGTTCGAGGAGCTGCCCTATGAGCACGACCCCGCGGCGCGCTCCTACGGGGACGAGGCCGCCGAGGCCCTCGGGCTGGACCCGGCCAGCGTGTTCAAGACCCTCGTGGTGTCCCTGGACCACGGAGGCCACGGGGTCTGCGTGGTGCCCGTGGCCGCCCGGGCGGACCTCAAGGCCGCGGCGGCCGCGCTCGGCGCGAAGAAGGCGCAGCTCGCGGACCCGGCGGACGTGCACCGCCTCACGGGGTACGTGCTCGGCGGGGTCAGCCCCCTGGGCCAGCGCACCACGCTGCCCACGGTGGTGGATGAGAGCGCGAGTGGCCTGGAGCGGATGTACGTCTCGGGCGGTCGGCGCGGCTTCGACGTCGGGCTCGCCCCGCAGGACCTCGTGCGGGTCACGGGGGCGGTGCTCGCCCCGGTGGCACGGGCCGCGGGGTAG
- a CDS encoding DUF418 domain-containing protein, with amino-acid sequence MTQQSLHETVPEGDLPPGQRPQPGPRPPREVWLGDRGDEGRTAAESELWTAATPVVTAPPRSTTAPRQGAVTRNVTSADGRRTRRRIMGVDVARGFALVGMIAVHVLPAVSEATGEASLEWRLFAGHSAALFATLAGVSLAFMTGGRHPRRGRDGTRARVSILVRALVLFVIGLSINLLELPVYNILIYYGLMFLVAIPFTVLSVRWLLTCSALFAVVMPFVMQWSLSVLPAHVYGNPGFAELFTDPTAVFAELFLTGTYPALPWMTFICLGMALGRLPLSRDRVQVLLVIVGAVLAAAARGLSLLMLLRFDLENALVDATPWMTADDVWNIQIYGPDPQLPDTSYLWLLLSGPHTNTPFALLESAGLAMVALGAFLLLCRVIGKWLTWLGAMGSMTLTLYVSHLVLLAFVWTDTTPWFWFLVQVAVAALFAVAWQQAVGNGPLERLVTRVSKGAAAAVVPDRRGRRRAETPPR; translated from the coding sequence ATGACCCAGCAGAGTCTGCACGAGACCGTGCCCGAGGGGGACCTGCCACCGGGGCAGCGGCCCCAGCCAGGACCCCGCCCACCGCGCGAGGTGTGGCTCGGGGACCGGGGCGACGAGGGGCGCACCGCCGCGGAGAGCGAGCTGTGGACCGCAGCCACCCCCGTGGTCACCGCACCGCCGCGCTCCACCACCGCGCCCCGGCAGGGCGCGGTGACGCGCAACGTGACCAGCGCGGACGGGCGCCGCACCCGGCGGCGGATCATGGGTGTGGACGTCGCCCGCGGGTTCGCGCTCGTGGGCATGATCGCGGTGCACGTGCTCCCGGCGGTGTCCGAGGCCACCGGGGAGGCGTCCCTGGAGTGGCGGCTGTTCGCGGGCCACTCGGCCGCGCTGTTCGCCACGCTGGCCGGGGTGAGCCTCGCGTTCATGACCGGCGGGCGCCACCCGCGCCGGGGCCGGGACGGCACCCGGGCGCGGGTGTCCATCCTCGTGCGTGCGCTCGTGCTGTTCGTGATCGGACTGAGCATCAACCTGTTGGAGCTGCCGGTCTACAACATCCTCATCTACTACGGTCTGATGTTCCTGGTGGCGATCCCCTTCACGGTGCTCAGCGTGCGGTGGCTGCTGACGTGCTCGGCGCTGTTCGCCGTGGTGATGCCCTTCGTGATGCAGTGGTCGCTGTCCGTGCTGCCCGCGCACGTGTACGGCAATCCGGGGTTCGCGGAGCTGTTCACGGATCCCACCGCGGTGTTCGCGGAACTGTTCCTCACCGGCACCTACCCCGCGCTGCCGTGGATGACGTTCATCTGCCTGGGCATGGCCCTGGGCCGGCTGCCGCTGTCCCGGGACCGGGTGCAGGTGCTGCTGGTGATCGTGGGCGCGGTGCTGGCCGCGGCCGCCCGGGGCTTGTCCCTGCTCATGCTCCTGCGCTTCGACCTCGAGAACGCTCTGGTGGACGCGACCCCGTGGATGACGGCGGACGACGTGTGGAACATCCAGATCTACGGGCCGGATCCCCAGCTGCCGGACACCTCCTACCTGTGGCTGCTGCTGAGCGGGCCGCACACGAACACCCCGTTCGCGCTGCTCGAGAGCGCCGGGCTGGCCATGGTGGCCCTGGGGGCGTTCCTGCTGCTGTGCCGGGTGATCGGCAAGTGGCTCACGTGGCTCGGGGCCATGGGCTCCATGACCCTCACGCTCTACGTGTCCCACCTGGTGCTGCTGGCCTTCGTGTGGACGGACACCACGCCCTGGTTCTGGTTCCTGGTGCAGGTGGCCGTCGCGGCGCTCTTCGCGGTCGCGTGGCAGCAGGCCGTGGGCAACGGGCCGCTGGAGCGGCTGGTCACCCGGGTGTCCAAGGGCGCGGCGGCCGCGGTGGTCCCGGACCGCCGGGGGCGGCGCCGGGCGGAGACCCCGCCGCGGTAG
- a CDS encoding Pls/PosA family non-ribosomal peptide synthetase, which translates to MDRHDLNAGPAPEPAPGAAAPDRAVYPVQQPPPPRTLVDIVLDTVARFPDAIALEDEHESVPYGELEDRIETHVQRLWDLGIGRGDRVGVRVPSGGVDLYVAILATLFAGAAYVPVDWDDPDERAHTVWEEAGVAAVFGQGLELTRRPDVSTGERTETPRTRDDAWIIFTSGSTGKPKGVAISHRSAAALVDAEAMMYLQRRPLGPGDRVMAGLSVAFDASCEEMWLAWRHGATLVPAPRSIVRSGPDLGQWIVDRQITAVSTVPTLASLWPSEALDRVRLLIFGGEACPLELTRHLVRPGREVWNTYGPTEATVIATGALLTGEAPVRIGLAVPGWELAVVDAQGEPVAWGETGELIIGGVGLGRYLDPAKDAEKYAPLESLGWERAYRSGDVVRADPEGIVFAGRADDQVKVSGRRIELGEIDTQMTRVPGVKLGACAVHSTPGGGSVIAGYLVPEFEGSVELSEARRWLVERLPGQMVPALCIMDELPMKTSGKVDRKALPWPLPNTTEDGSAPLAGDLAWLAELWAEQLGPLPFTADSDFFAMGGSSVALARLVSALRRTHPDTEIAKIYAHPTLEGMAGYLATLGESHDVKRDPRPTPAAAGWLQGLFVLALNVVNGFRYVLGSLIVVWLLAVLADAGWVPRPPLLPLVLGWLVMFSLPGRVLVGAAVVRLLTAGLRPGHYPRGGWNHLRVWAAERVVVYNKYDLLTGTPMARGLHRLFGNRIGADAHLYNTPPVTGLVSVGEHATVEFEADLSGYWLDGDVFHVGAIEIGDHARVGTRTLVDPGMRVGSGAEVLPGSHVSRSIPDGELWGGSPLRHHGHAGRTWPADTPEQVGGLRTWGRFTSHLAYSAGVLLVGLLPFLALIPGALIVLTRVVTIQEYEIVFPIVAVWVPVFTVVTAVVWLLLVVALVRLVAGAIVPGYFPQVGPVGWAMWLTEALMQRTLISTYPLYASCITPWFMRLLGAKVGRNVEISTAETIPHLTTLKDGSFLADHSLVTSHRAGFGWLHVGTSVIGERTFVGNSGIVGPDRDLPADALVAVLSSAPHRAPTGSSWLGRTAEPIARARTDADAESTFQPQRRLKAARAFVEAFRFLPAMVSAWLDLVIVYVLTGIYMSHGMGWSGVLAAFAWSGVVLTAASTLACLVPVLVKWALMGRFRAGERPLFSSFVWRNELTDVFAESLAVPSMIRLSVGSPMFNAWARLMGSHIGRGVWCETWWLPEFDLVRLEDNVSVNRGTVLQTHLFHDRIMRMEPVTMRRGSTLGPNSFVLPGATIEERTTVAPGSLVMRQETVPSDGNWGGNPIRHLAPGDQVVSAQLVPTAAPATRRGAHAASSSAEPATGPVAEPAAVQPAGSSAAGPATEVLTTGARPAQHEGVTE; encoded by the coding sequence GTGGACCGTCATGATCTCAACGCAGGGCCCGCACCCGAGCCCGCCCCGGGTGCCGCGGCCCCGGACCGCGCGGTGTACCCGGTGCAGCAGCCGCCGCCACCGCGCACACTCGTGGACATCGTGCTGGACACGGTGGCCCGCTTCCCGGACGCGATCGCCCTGGAGGACGAGCACGAATCCGTGCCCTACGGGGAGCTCGAGGACCGCATCGAGACCCACGTGCAGCGGCTGTGGGACCTGGGCATCGGACGCGGGGACCGCGTGGGCGTGCGCGTGCCCTCGGGCGGGGTGGACCTGTACGTGGCCATCCTGGCCACGCTGTTCGCCGGCGCCGCCTACGTCCCCGTGGACTGGGACGACCCCGACGAGCGCGCCCACACCGTGTGGGAGGAGGCCGGCGTGGCCGCGGTCTTCGGACAGGGCCTCGAACTGACCCGACGTCCGGACGTGAGCACCGGCGAGCGCACGGAGACCCCCCGCACGCGCGACGACGCCTGGATCATCTTCACCTCCGGGTCCACGGGCAAGCCCAAGGGCGTGGCGATCAGCCACCGCTCGGCGGCGGCCCTCGTGGACGCGGAGGCCATGATGTACCTCCAGCGCCGCCCGCTCGGCCCCGGGGACCGTGTGATGGCCGGGCTGTCGGTCGCGTTCGACGCCTCGTGCGAGGAGATGTGGCTCGCGTGGCGCCACGGGGCCACCCTGGTGCCCGCACCGCGCAGCATCGTGCGCTCCGGGCCGGACCTGGGCCAGTGGATCGTGGACCGGCAGATCACGGCGGTCTCCACCGTGCCCACGCTGGCGTCCCTGTGGCCGAGCGAGGCCCTGGACCGCGTGCGGCTGCTGATCTTCGGCGGGGAGGCGTGCCCGCTCGAGCTGACCCGGCACCTGGTGCGGCCCGGGCGTGAGGTGTGGAACACCTACGGCCCCACCGAGGCCACCGTGATCGCCACGGGCGCCCTGCTCACGGGGGAGGCGCCCGTGCGGATCGGGCTGGCCGTGCCCGGGTGGGAGCTCGCCGTCGTGGACGCCCAGGGTGAGCCCGTGGCCTGGGGCGAGACCGGCGAGCTGATCATCGGCGGCGTGGGTCTGGGCCGCTACCTGGACCCCGCCAAGGACGCCGAGAAGTACGCGCCCCTGGAGTCGCTCGGGTGGGAGCGCGCCTACCGCTCCGGCGACGTGGTGCGCGCGGACCCGGAGGGGATCGTGTTCGCGGGCCGCGCCGACGACCAGGTCAAGGTCTCTGGCCGACGCATCGAGCTCGGCGAGATCGACACCCAGATGACCCGGGTGCCGGGCGTGAAGCTCGGCGCGTGCGCCGTGCACTCGACCCCCGGCGGCGGCAGCGTGATCGCCGGCTACCTGGTGCCCGAGTTCGAGGGATCGGTGGAGCTCTCCGAGGCCCGGCGCTGGCTCGTGGAGCGGCTCCCGGGGCAGATGGTGCCCGCGCTGTGCATCATGGACGAGCTGCCCATGAAGACCTCCGGCAAGGTGGACCGCAAGGCCCTGCCGTGGCCGCTCCCGAACACCACCGAGGACGGCTCCGCGCCGCTGGCGGGAGATCTCGCGTGGCTCGCGGAACTGTGGGCAGAGCAGCTGGGTCCGCTGCCGTTCACGGCGGACAGCGACTTCTTCGCCATGGGCGGCAGCTCCGTGGCGCTCGCCCGGCTGGTCTCGGCCCTGCGCCGGACCCACCCGGACACCGAGATCGCCAAGATCTACGCCCACCCCACCCTGGAGGGGATGGCCGGCTACCTGGCCACCCTCGGGGAGTCCCACGACGTCAAGCGCGACCCCCGCCCCACCCCCGCGGCCGCGGGCTGGCTCCAGGGGCTGTTCGTGCTGGCGCTGAACGTGGTCAACGGGTTCCGCTACGTGCTGGGCTCGCTGATCGTGGTCTGGCTGCTCGCGGTGCTGGCCGATGCCGGATGGGTGCCGCGGCCGCCGCTGCTGCCGCTCGTGCTGGGCTGGCTCGTGATGTTCTCCCTGCCCGGGCGGGTGCTCGTGGGTGCCGCCGTGGTGCGGCTGCTCACGGCCGGTCTGCGGCCCGGGCACTACCCGCGCGGCGGCTGGAACCACCTGCGCGTGTGGGCGGCCGAGCGCGTGGTGGTCTACAACAAGTACGACCTGCTCACGGGCACCCCCATGGCGCGCGGGCTGCACCGGCTGTTCGGCAACAGGATCGGCGCGGACGCCCACCTGTACAACACCCCGCCGGTCACGGGGCTGGTGAGCGTGGGCGAGCACGCCACCGTCGAGTTCGAGGCGGACCTCTCGGGGTACTGGCTCGACGGTGACGTCTTCCACGTGGGGGCCATCGAGATCGGGGACCACGCCCGCGTGGGCACCCGCACCCTGGTGGACCCCGGCATGCGGGTGGGCAGCGGCGCCGAGGTGCTGCCGGGCTCGCACGTGAGCCGCAGCATCCCGGACGGCGAGCTGTGGGGCGGTTCCCCGCTGCGCCACCACGGCCACGCCGGGCGCACGTGGCCCGCGGACACCCCCGAGCAGGTGGGGGGTCTGCGCACGTGGGGCCGGTTCACGTCCCACCTCGCGTACTCGGCGGGTGTGCTGCTGGTGGGTCTGCTGCCCTTCCTGGCGCTGATCCCCGGGGCCCTGATCGTGCTGACCCGGGTGGTCACCATCCAGGAGTACGAGATCGTGTTCCCGATCGTGGCGGTCTGGGTGCCGGTGTTCACCGTGGTCACCGCGGTGGTGTGGCTGCTGCTGGTGGTGGCGCTGGTGCGGCTGGTGGCCGGCGCGATCGTGCCCGGCTACTTCCCGCAGGTCGGCCCCGTGGGATGGGCCATGTGGCTCACCGAGGCCCTCATGCAGCGCACCCTGATCTCCACCTACCCGCTCTACGCCTCGTGCATCACCCCGTGGTTCATGCGGCTGCTCGGCGCCAAGGTGGGGCGCAACGTGGAGATCTCCACGGCCGAGACCATTCCCCACCTCACGACCCTCAAGGACGGCTCGTTCCTCGCGGACCACTCGCTCGTGACGTCCCACCGTGCGGGCTTCGGCTGGCTGCACGTGGGCACCTCCGTGATCGGCGAGCGCACCTTCGTGGGCAACTCCGGGATCGTGGGCCCGGACCGGGACCTGCCGGCCGACGCCCTCGTGGCGGTGCTCAGCTCCGCGCCGCACCGGGCGCCCACCGGCTCCTCGTGGCTCGGACGCACCGCGGAGCCGATCGCCCGTGCCAGGACGGACGCGGACGCGGAGTCCACGTTCCAGCCGCAGCGCCGGCTCAAGGCGGCGCGCGCGTTCGTGGAGGCCTTCCGCTTCCTGCCCGCCATGGTCTCGGCGTGGCTGGACCTGGTGATCGTGTACGTGCTTACGGGCATCTACATGTCCCACGGGATGGGGTGGTCCGGTGTGCTGGCCGCGTTCGCGTGGTCCGGCGTGGTGCTCACCGCGGCCAGCACGCTCGCGTGCCTCGTGCCGGTGCTGGTGAAGTGGGCCCTGATGGGCCGCTTCCGCGCCGGCGAACGGCCGCTGTTCAGCTCGTTCGTGTGGCGCAACGAGCTCACGGACGTGTTCGCCGAGTCCCTGGCCGTGCCCTCCATGATCCGGCTCAGCGTGGGGTCGCCCATGTTCAACGCCTGGGCGCGGCTGATGGGATCGCACATCGGCCGCGGCGTGTGGTGCGAGACCTGGTGGCTGCCCGAGTTCGACCTGGTCCGCCTCGAGGACAACGTGTCCGTGAACCGCGGCACCGTGCTGCAGACCCACCTGTTCCACGACCGCATCATGCGCATGGAGCCCGTGACCATGCGCCGGGGCTCCACCCTGGGGCCCAACAGCTTCGTGCTGCCGGGTGCCACCATCGAGGAGCGCACCACGGTGGCCCCGGGGTCCCTGGTGATGCGCCAGGAGACCGTGCCCTCGGACGGCAACTGGGGCGGCAACCCCATCCGCCACCTCGCCCCCGGGGACCAGGTGGTCAGCGCGCAGTTGGTGCCCACCGCGGCACCGGCCACGCGCCGGGGCGCCCACGCGGCGTCGTCGTCAGCCGAGCCCGCCACCGGGCCCGTGGCCGAGCCTGCCGCCGTGCAGCCCGCCGGGTCCAGCGCGGCGGGCCCGGCCACGGAAGTCCTGACCACGGGGGCGCGCCCCGCCCAGCACGAGGGAGTCACCGAATGA
- a CDS encoding 4'-phosphopantetheinyl transferase family protein, producing MSAGTTALRQPVWATHRRRVPGAPADLTLHVLPVAEIAPWAFTALGCLGEEETARADTVQAERARELFLVSHVVLRHVLAHRLGCRPHEVPVHHDPVTGAPRAVHGRAGTVDDAARQGAPGTPPGPAPLQPVRFSLSRTAGFVAVATAQRRVGVDVERVQSDVETDVLLDVLHPEDRTRLSRLRGRRRAVAVTRAWVRVEALVKAWETGLARDPSGIHVGPRTRAEYGRDWVVTDARTTARENTRLAVAWQADSDSPR from the coding sequence GTGAGCGCGGGCACCACAGCGCTGCGGCAGCCCGTGTGGGCCACGCACCGGCGCCGGGTCCCGGGCGCTCCCGCGGACCTGACCCTGCACGTGCTGCCCGTCGCCGAGATCGCCCCCTGGGCCTTCACCGCGCTCGGGTGCCTCGGGGAGGAGGAGACGGCCCGGGCCGACACCGTGCAGGCCGAGCGGGCCCGTGAGCTGTTCCTCGTCTCGCACGTGGTGCTGCGCCACGTGCTCGCCCACCGCCTGGGGTGCCGCCCCCACGAGGTTCCCGTGCACCACGATCCCGTGACGGGCGCACCACGCGCGGTCCACGGCCGCGCGGGCACGGTCGACGACGCCGCGCGGCAGGGTGCACCCGGCACGCCCCCGGGCCCCGCCCCGCTGCAGCCGGTGCGCTTCTCGCTCTCGCGCACCGCGGGGTTCGTGGCCGTGGCGACCGCCCAGCGCCGCGTGGGGGTGGACGTGGAACGCGTCCAGAGCGACGTCGAGACGGACGTGCTGCTGGACGTGCTGCACCCAGAGGACCGCACGCGGCTCTCCCGGCTGCGCGGGCGGCGTCGTGCCGTGGCCGTGACCCGGGCGTGGGTGCGCGTCGAGGCGCTCGTCAAGGCGTGGGAGACGGGGCTGGCCCGGGACCCCTCGGGAATCCACGTGGGCCCCCGGACCCGCGCCGAGTACGGGCGGGACTGGGTGGTGACGGACGCCCGCACCACCGCGCGCGAGAACACCCGCCTGGCCGTGGCGTGGCAGGCGGACTCCGACTCTCCACGCTGA
- a CDS encoding thioesterase II family protein: MATTLPPTTALARWSSGGALPRRRLIVFPHAGAGALSGRVLQRPGTEVLVHRRPGRESRAGESTPVSVDSVVAEALALLLPVLDADDVPTVVLGHSFGALPAAWFTAAVERERPARLQRTVLSAKAAPPAPDPELARILDDDAALAAWVGGLGGTPAELLDDPELRALVLAPLRADLRASLTHAAPPPPLHTPLLLVHAEGDPAASAAAVAGWARAADATVDTLTVPGGHHGLLEHPELLGRALDALPGGIR; this comes from the coding sequence TTGGCCACCACCCTTCCCCCCACCACGGCCCTGGCGCGCTGGTCCTCCGGCGGTGCGCTCCCCCGCCGTCGCCTGATCGTCTTCCCCCACGCCGGTGCGGGTGCCCTGTCCGGGCGGGTGCTGCAGCGTCCGGGCACCGAGGTGCTCGTCCACCGCCGCCCCGGGCGCGAATCCCGGGCGGGCGAGTCCACCCCCGTGAGCGTGGACTCGGTGGTGGCCGAGGCCCTCGCGCTGCTGCTGCCCGTGCTGGACGCGGACGACGTCCCCACCGTGGTGCTCGGCCACTCCTTCGGCGCGCTGCCCGCCGCCTGGTTCACGGCCGCGGTGGAGCGCGAGCGCCCCGCTCGGCTGCAGCGGACCGTGCTCTCGGCCAAGGCCGCTCCGCCCGCGCCGGATCCCGAGCTCGCACGCATCCTGGACGACGACGCCGCCCTGGCCGCCTGGGTGGGCGGGCTCGGCGGGACCCCGGCGGAGCTGCTGGACGACCCCGAGCTGCGGGCCCTGGTGCTCGCGCCGCTGCGCGCGGACCTGCGGGCCTCCCTGACCCACGCGGCCCCTCCGCCGCCGCTGCACACCCCGCTGCTGCTGGTCCACGCCGAGGGCGATCCCGCGGCATCGGCAGCTGCCGTGGCAGGGTGGGCGCGCGCGGCGGACGCCACGGTGGACACGCTCACGGTCCCGGGAGGCCACCACGGCCTGCTGGAGCACCCCGAGCTGCTGGGGCGCGCACTGGACGCACTGCCCGGGGGCATCCGGTGA